A single window of Ignavibacteriales bacterium DNA harbors:
- a CDS encoding ABC transporter permease produces the protein MMKKIQIWHFLLSLTLLVIIMRFSELTGSLRLFYSFVMLAFNKTNIVNQFTFEIADQFISAIGIILLLVILLLLKERLGFFKTKLKPSNAIATAICFIFIFAPLIAVYNPNLQFDLSVAKSLSPLSSKVLVQIDENKTSIDNKLTRYYNQRMNLLRDVVDDKYFLCDSIKSNGKIKIFQKTKEFELQNVSGSKIDAGTIIFLFGTDEYGRDLFSRIIYATRLSTLIGISAVIVTLLIGGLLGFISGYFSRNVDILLNRFTEMLLAFPTIFLVILFLAYFGNSLLNVIIILGISGWKTLFKIVRGEVISLKHKNYIITSQLLGMSKLKLLRKDFLPLLLPSLLVNLVFQFANVVIAESSLSYLGLTGNHFYPTWGAMILEGQYYLNQAWWIAAFPSFFLVITLLSVYSLGKELQLKVNPFITD, from the coding sequence ATGATGAAGAAAATTCAAATTTGGCATTTTCTTCTATCGCTCACTCTATTGGTAATCATTATGAGGTTTTCGGAATTAACCGGCTCATTAAGATTATTTTACAGTTTTGTCATGCTAGCTTTTAATAAGACTAATATTGTCAATCAATTTACTTTTGAAATAGCCGACCAGTTTATTTCGGCAATCGGGATAATCCTTTTATTGGTTATTTTACTTTTATTAAAAGAAAGATTAGGTTTTTTCAAAACCAAGCTAAAGCCAAGCAATGCTATAGCAACAGCTATCTGTTTTATTTTTATTTTCGCTCCATTAATTGCTGTCTATAATCCGAATCTTCAATTCGACCTCTCAGTCGCAAAAAGTCTTTCTCCCCTTTCATCTAAAGTGCTGGTTCAAATTGATGAGAACAAAACATCAATAGATAATAAACTTACACGGTATTATAACCAGAGAATGAATTTGCTTCGCGACGTTGTTGATGATAAATATTTTTTATGCGACAGTATAAAATCTAACGGTAAGATTAAAATATTTCAGAAGACTAAAGAATTTGAATTGCAGAATGTATCCGGCAGTAAGATAGACGCCGGCACTATTATATTTTTATTTGGTACAGATGAGTACGGACGCGATCTGTTTTCAAGAATTATTTACGCAACACGGCTTTCTACTTTAATCGGTATTTCGGCAGTTATAGTTACACTTCTTATCGGCGGGCTGCTGGGATTTATCTCCGGGTATTTTTCCCGGAATGTTGATATTCTTCTCAATCGTTTTACAGAGATGCTTCTCGCATTCCCGACAATATTTTTAGTCATTCTATTTTTAGCTTATTTCGGTAATTCTCTTCTTAATGTAATTATCATACTCGGCATTTCCGGCTGGAAAACTTTGTTTAAAATCGTAAGAGGTGAAGTTATTTCTCTAAAGCACAAAAATTACATTATCACTTCTCAATTGTTAGGGATGAGTAAATTAAAACTCCTTAGAAAAGATTTTCTTCCTCTCCTCCTTCCTTCATTATTGGTAAACCTTGTATTTCAATTTGCCAATGTTGTCATTGCAGAATCTTCACTCAGTTATTTAGGATTAACCGGTAATCACTTTTATCCAACATGGGGCGCCATGATATTGGAAGGTCAGTATTATCTTAATCAAGCGTGGTGGATAGCCGCATTCCCTTCCTTCTTCCTTGTGATAACTTTGCTTAGCGTTTATAGTTTAGGAAAAGAATTACAGTTAAAAGTAAATCCTTTC
- a CDS encoding ABC transporter permease — MKTNGIKFIKRLASYIFTLFLLVSLIFILLRLAPGDPTLKFISPVMSPLLSQEVKHSFALDRPLTEQYFYFLKNILSGDFGISYNYRIPVTEVISGPLTFTLIFASISFILQVSLSFLLALFINKVRGGFLDRLLNRLNFFIYSVPTMIIGLLLVYIFSIKLNILPSSDLHSMDFSDMSLIEKIFDYFAHLILPLITLSIPGIVLFYSYLRSGIETTYQKNYILFLRANGTNEKTIFRKHVIPNSIGPLISILGTELGILLSGALITEMIFSLPGMGRLTITAILTRDYPLVVGSVFISGIFVLLANFLADTVKTKFDKRLNSELA; from the coding sequence ATGAAGACGAACGGAATAAAATTTATAAAGAGGTTAGCTTCCTACATCTTTACATTATTCTTATTAGTCAGTTTAATTTTCATACTTCTTAGACTCGCGCCTGGAGATCCGACGTTAAAGTTTATCTCTCCGGTGATGAGCCCGTTGTTATCGCAAGAAGTAAAGCATTCGTTTGCCCTGGACCGTCCACTTACGGAACAATATTTTTATTTTCTGAAAAATATTTTAAGCGGTGATTTCGGAATTTCATATAATTACCGCATTCCTGTAACCGAAGTAATATCGGGACCGTTAACATTCACACTCATTTTCGCTTCTATCAGTTTTATTCTTCAAGTCTCTCTTTCTTTTTTATTGGCATTATTTATAAATAAAGTACGCGGAGGATTTCTTGACAGACTACTGAACCGTCTTAATTTTTTTATTTATTCGGTACCGACAATGATAATTGGATTATTACTTGTTTACATTTTCTCGATCAAGCTGAATATTCTCCCCTCATCGGATTTACATTCCATGGATTTTAGCGACATGAGTTTAATAGAAAAGATTTTCGATTATTTCGCACATTTAATTTTGCCTCTTATAACTCTTTCAATTCCGGGGATAGTTCTTTTTTATAGTTATTTAAGAAGCGGCATAGAGACTACTTACCAGAAAAATTACATACTCTTTTTACGCGCTAATGGAACCAATGAAAAAACAATTTTTAGAAAACATGTTATTCCAAATTCCATAGGACCGCTTATTTCAATATTAGGGACAGAGCTTGGAATACTTTTGAGCGGAGCGCTGATAACAGAAATGATCTTTAGTCTTCCCGGTATGGGAAGGTTAACCATCACAGCAATATTAACAAGAGATTATCCGCTTGTAGTCGGTTCTGTCTTCATTTCCGGAATTTTTGTTCTTCTAGCAAATTTTCTTGCCGATACTGTTAAGACAAAATTTGATAAAAGATTAAACTCGGAACTGGCATGA
- a CDS encoding ABC transporter substrate-binding protein, with amino-acid sequence MRPHLKRSFVFVIALIFTLSCTGTKDKNADRIIIGLESDVQTLNPLFAMSASESDITELIYLSIVGHGWDDQTGFVTTSPVLAKSIEWNNDSTSVLVTIRDDAKWSDGVNVTADDVVFSFDLYSDAKVQSRFFGTFKHYYTKPDLSIDLAKTFQVISPSQIRINFTASGRASYFDFDLPIMPKHLFEKLDRSGLATSDMSFKPVGSGPYKLESWEKSQNLKLVKNENSFLSSGDEIKEIVFKIIPDYNSRINQLKKGEIDLTENIRPEDIESLSSEKDLSIVPRKGREYDYLGLNNIEPAQQKGKKIVPNNLFGSPSIRKAIAYALNRQTIIDEYLMGHGELMVGPIAPIYKSDLDPTLKPMEFNIDEAKKILKSEGWNDSDGDGILDKNGRKFSFTISVPSGNPLRTFTSNIVQNNLKAVGIDAKIEFLEPAVIFPKMFKGELNAWVAGWGVPIPLNLKPYWYSDKKIAGANVCNFRNPEIDKILEKLETKITDTERHELLKRFQKIVSDEQPVVFLFWIDNMVGFNNRIKNIPINPLGVVQKCWTWSINK; translated from the coding sequence ATGAGACCGCACTTAAAAAGAAGCTTCGTTTTTGTCATAGCATTAATTTTTACCTTAAGCTGCACAGGCACAAAAGATAAAAACGCCGATAGAATTATAATCGGCTTGGAATCCGATGTGCAAACCTTAAACCCGCTCTTCGCAATGAGCGCCTCGGAATCGGACATAACCGAATTGATCTACCTCAGTATTGTGGGACATGGGTGGGACGATCAAACTGGTTTTGTAACCACCTCACCTGTACTGGCTAAATCGATCGAGTGGAATAATGATTCAACTTCGGTTTTAGTTACAATAAGAGACGACGCTAAATGGAGCGACGGAGTAAATGTGACCGCCGATGATGTAGTTTTTTCGTTTGATCTTTACTCCGACGCAAAAGTTCAAAGCCGGTTCTTCGGTACATTTAAACATTATTATACAAAACCAGATCTGAGCATTGATCTCGCGAAAACATTTCAAGTAATTAGCCCTTCGCAAATCAGAATTAATTTTACTGCCAGCGGCAGAGCTTCCTATTTCGATTTTGATCTTCCAATTATGCCGAAACATCTATTTGAAAAATTAGACCGGAGCGGACTTGCGACTTCCGATATGAGTTTCAAACCGGTTGGAAGCGGACCGTATAAACTGGAATCATGGGAGAAAAGTCAAAATTTGAAACTCGTTAAGAACGAAAATTCATTTCTATCCTCCGGCGATGAGATAAAAGAGATCGTTTTCAAAATCATTCCGGATTATAATTCCAGGATCAATCAACTTAAAAAAGGAGAAATTGATTTAACGGAAAATATAAGACCGGAGGATATTGAATCGCTAAGTTCTGAAAAAGATTTATCTATCGTTCCTAGAAAGGGACGCGAATATGATTACCTCGGTTTAAATAATATTGAACCCGCCCAGCAGAAAGGAAAAAAGATTGTGCCGAATAATCTATTTGGAAGTCCAAGTATCAGAAAAGCAATCGCATACGCACTTAACCGTCAGACAATAATTGACGAATATCTGATGGGACACGGCGAGCTGATGGTCGGTCCGATAGCGCCGATTTATAAATCCGACCTCGATCCAACTCTAAAACCGATGGAGTTCAATATCGATGAAGCTAAAAAAATCCTTAAGAGCGAGGGGTGGAATGACTCCGACGGTGATGGTATTCTTGATAAGAACGGCAGAAAATTTTCATTTACTATAAGTGTTCCATCGGGCAATCCATTGCGAACATTTACTTCGAATATTGTTCAGAATAATTTAAAGGCAGTCGGTATAGATGCAAAGATTGAGTTCTTAGAACCTGCGGTTATTTTTCCAAAAATGTTTAAAGGTGAATTAAATGCCTGGGTTGCGGGATGGGGCGTACCGATACCTCTTAACCTAAAACCGTACTGGTATTCGGATAAAAAAATTGCCGGCGCAAATGTATGTAATTTCCGCAATCCGGAAATTGATAAAATACTTGAGAAATTGGAGACAAAAATTACCGATACTGAACGGCACGAACTTTTAAAGAGATTCCAGAAAATTGTCAGTGATGAACAGCCTGTCGTATTTTTATTTTGGATAGATAATATGGTCGGGTTCAATAATAGGATTAAAAATATCCCGATTAATCCGTTAGGCGTTGTTCAGAAATGCTGGACATGGTCAATTAATAAATAA
- a CDS encoding ATP-binding cassette domain-containing protein has translation MGTSQIIIEANIDFVELKLNGTSKVLFRNVNFKLEENSIYTLLGNNGVGKTTFLNTLLNLLDLKFYRVEGKINLLGCDLLNSSAEELQFLRKNSVRFIFQDAVNCFDPLKKIGYYFDQLKFESGILDELLDYFLLPPKEIILNYYPYELSGGIAQRIALIWGIISKPKLLIIDEPNSALDQPLSVLLSKKLAEISILNDLSILVVTQDLKFAFSTGGKIGLLKPDGIEEYDNDDESLNRLKINLLK, from the coding sequence TTGGGAACTAGCCAGATTATTATCGAAGCAAATATCGATTTTGTTGAATTGAAGCTTAACGGTACAAGTAAAGTTTTATTCAGAAATGTGAACTTCAAACTCGAGGAGAATTCGATATACACACTTCTCGGTAATAACGGAGTCGGCAAGACTACCTTTCTGAATACTTTATTAAATCTGCTTGACCTGAAGTTCTACCGGGTTGAAGGGAAAATTAATTTGCTCGGTTGCGATCTATTAAATTCTTCGGCTGAAGAATTACAATTTTTAAGAAAAAATTCGGTACGCTTTATTTTTCAAGATGCGGTCAATTGTTTCGATCCGCTTAAAAAGATCGGTTACTATTTTGACCAGTTGAAATTTGAAAGCGGCATTCTAGATGAACTGCTCGATTACTTTCTACTTCCGCCGAAAGAAATCATATTAAACTATTATCCGTACGAACTGAGCGGCGGCATCGCGCAAAGAATTGCGCTTATTTGGGGAATAATTTCCAAACCTAAATTATTAATTATTGATGAACCGAACAGCGCGCTCGATCAGCCATTATCCGTACTCTTGAGTAAAAAACTGGCGGAGATTTCAATACTGAATGATCTATCAATTCTCGTGGTAACTCAAGATTTGAAATTTGCTTTCAGTACGGGAGGCAAAATCGGTCTTCTTAAACCGGACGGAATTGAAGAATATGATAATGATGATGAAAGTCTAAACCGTCTAAAAATAAATTTACTAAAGTAA
- a CDS encoding ATP-binding cassette domain-containing protein has translation MMNELIKIENISYAVDDHSGKKKIKIVEDISLDIYKGEILGIVGESGCGKTTLAKLIASILKCSSGRINYYYDSSIKREAKPAQILFQNSEELINPFRKINDSLEDGTSSDKSFETILAETGVDKNLLTKLGYQLSGGERQRVGLARILLADPELLILDEPFSAQDFPSKNKFKELIGRLNSDGKLTTIIITHELDLLENLVDRIAVMYGGRIVEIAPADKFFVSPRHPYSKFLLESGKYLLERKNIVLDEENNSSFCNYYNRCAQKKEDCLSVLKRIEIENHIVFCNHPEE, from the coding sequence ATGATGAATGAACTTATAAAAATAGAAAATATTTCATATGCAGTAGATGATCACTCCGGTAAAAAGAAAATTAAAATTGTTGAGGATATCTCTCTCGATATTTACAAAGGAGAAATCTTAGGAATAGTGGGCGAGAGCGGCTGCGGTAAGACTACTCTGGCTAAACTTATTGCCTCAATCCTTAAATGCAGTTCGGGCCGGATAAACTATTATTATGATTCATCGATAAAAAGAGAAGCAAAGCCTGCGCAAATCTTATTTCAAAACTCGGAAGAACTTATCAATCCTTTTAGAAAGATTAATGATTCGCTCGAAGACGGAACCTCGTCTGATAAAAGTTTTGAAACTATTCTAGCTGAAACGGGAGTTGATAAGAATCTGCTTACTAAACTGGGATATCAATTAAGCGGCGGCGAAAGGCAAAGAGTCGGTCTCGCAAGAATCCTATTAGCGGATCCCGAACTTCTAATTCTGGATGAGCCATTTTCCGCGCAGGATTTTCCGTCAAAAAATAAATTTAAGGAATTGATCGGCAGATTAAATTCGGATGGAAAACTTACTACAATAATTATCACGCATGAGCTGGATTTACTTGAAAACCTTGTTGACCGGATTGCCGTTATGTACGGCGGCAGAATTGTTGAAATTGCACCAGCTGATAAATTCTTTGTATCGCCGCGGCATCCGTACTCAAAATTTTTGCTCGAATCCGGGAAGTATCTGTTGGAGCGTAAAAATATTGTTCTTGATGAGGAGAACAATTCTTCTTTTTGCAACTACTACAACCGGTGCGCGCAGAAAAAAGAAGATTGTCTAAGCGTACTCAAAAGAATTGAAATTGAAAATCATATTGTTTTTTGCAACCACCCTGAAGAGTAG
- a CDS encoding tetratricopeptide repeat protein: protein MITDNNFASNLNTLLTRFLTAEEVLEYLENIAMKFIPPDFRRYPKEDLLNKFFTDSVLSKDIRLVSDTLITFAGSKLEQGKYISFLLEFSKLALVQGENDLSYDVTMLLIQKIITTNEYKKELASAYLMLAEFYLNQANWDQATKNLYDAKEIFTVIDDKYGMARSEFLLGSMYVEKGDLESGHYRLASSLKILGEGGDKRLVAMIETNFAIIYSMNRDYEKAIQSYNKALTKFEELKDERRKAEVLVNIGMSYRKLGQSSNAIEFFEKSHDIAKRYSYFPILKLCYFNKAELLFQIGKLHEATEYSQKALDLSYQLNDKAAIADIHRINGTIARYQKNYILAESYLLTSLRLNETLNDEINAAETNYELGLLFSDMGDVPKATTHLMKSVKYYQRNKNVNSLPVN, encoded by the coding sequence GTGATTACCGATAACAATTTTGCTTCAAATCTAAATACGCTTTTGACGAGGTTTCTGACAGCAGAAGAAGTATTGGAGTATCTAGAGAATATCGCTATGAAGTTTATTCCACCTGACTTCAGACGTTATCCAAAAGAAGATCTTCTTAATAAATTCTTTACTGACAGTGTCCTATCAAAAGATATCCGCCTTGTATCGGATACATTAATAACATTTGCCGGTTCTAAACTGGAGCAGGGGAAATATATCTCCTTCTTATTAGAGTTCAGTAAATTGGCATTGGTGCAGGGTGAGAATGATCTTTCGTACGATGTGACAATGCTCCTTATACAAAAGATTATTACAACAAATGAATACAAAAAAGAATTGGCTTCCGCATATTTGATGCTTGCGGAATTTTATCTGAATCAAGCCAATTGGGATCAAGCCACAAAAAATCTATATGATGCAAAAGAGATCTTTACAGTTATTGACGATAAATACGGTATGGCCCGCTCCGAATTCCTTCTCGGCTCGATGTATGTTGAGAAAGGAGATCTGGAATCAGGTCATTACAGATTGGCAAGCAGTCTTAAAATACTCGGCGAAGGCGGAGATAAACGCCTGGTTGCCATGATTGAAACAAATTTTGCAATCATCTATTCAATGAACAGAGATTACGAAAAAGCAATCCAATCTTACAATAAAGCATTAACAAAATTCGAAGAACTTAAAGACGAAAGAAGAAAAGCCGAAGTGCTTGTTAATATCGGAATGTCTTACAGAAAACTTGGCCAATCTTCTAATGCCATCGAGTTCTTTGAAAAGAGCCATGATATTGCTAAGAGATACTCCTACTTCCCGATTCTAAAATTATGTTATTTCAATAAAGCTGAATTATTATTCCAGATTGGGAAATTACACGAAGCTACAGAATATTCACAGAAGGCACTTGATCTTAGCTATCAATTGAATGATAAAGCTGCAATCGCCGACATACACAGAATTAACGGAACCATAGCCCGTTACCAGAAAAATTATATTCTGGCTGAAAGTTATCTCTTAACGAGTTTAAGGTTAAATGAAACTCTTAATGATGAGATCAACGCAGCAGAAACAAATTACGAACTCGGTCTTCTCTTCTCCGATATGGGCGATGTTCCAAAAGCGACAACTCATTTGATGAAGTCAGTAAAGTATTATCAGAGAAATAAAAACGTCAATTCGCTTCCGGTGAATTAA
- a CDS encoding HDOD domain-containing protein — protein MTLEEKRIKTLHKLDSLHKLGSIPKIIFDVSQLIKSDPGNSYKLASTISKDQGLTTKVLSIANSPMYGLPRKVSSLEFAIMLMGTEEIHQMVTAISLSDSFKFRSTGRFNFMEYWKHSMLVGTASKDIARRLGFGDLSGEAFLAGMLHDIGMQIIATTFPDEFDSILKSVGSDLIFLKAEREILGLTHQEIGKYLIQKWKLPENLADVIEFHHTPSQSEKNSVLASIVHMADSMTQEFKIGQMNWDNDITFDLGIIEILGIGSAEKAVSFIADYKDIFVDAAATIKL, from the coding sequence ATGACATTAGAAGAAAAACGAATAAAGACACTTCACAAATTAGATTCGCTTCATAAACTGGGATCAATTCCAAAAATTATTTTTGATGTTTCTCAATTGATAAAATCCGATCCCGGCAATTCATATAAGCTTGCAAGTACAATCAGCAAAGATCAGGGTTTGACAACCAAAGTCCTTTCGATCGCCAATTCGCCTATGTACGGACTTCCTAGAAAAGTTTCTTCGCTGGAATTCGCGATAATGTTGATGGGGACCGAAGAGATCCACCAGATGGTTACAGCCATTTCATTATCGGATTCATTCAAGTTCCGTTCTACGGGCAGATTCAATTTCATGGAATACTGGAAGCATTCAATGTTAGTCGGCACCGCCTCCAAAGATATTGCCCGGCGGCTTGGATTTGGTGATCTATCGGGCGAAGCATTTCTAGCCGGCATGCTTCACGATATCGGCATGCAAATTATTGCGACTACTTTTCCGGACGAATTTGATTCTATATTAAAATCAGTCGGTTCCGATCTGATTTTTTTAAAGGCAGAAAGAGAGATACTCGGTTTAACACATCAGGAAATCGGGAAGTACTTGATACAAAAATGGAAACTGCCCGAGAATCTTGCCGATGTAATTGAATTTCATCATACGCCCTCTCAAAGCGAAAAGAACTCTGTCCTTGCTTCTATAGTTCATATGGCTGATTCGATGACTCAGGAATTCAAGATTGGACAAATGAATTGGGATAACGATATTACTTTTGATCTTGGAATAATTGAGATTCTCGGAATCGGTTCGGCTGAAAAAGCGGTCTCTTTTATTGCCGATTATAAAGATATCTTTGTTGACGCCGCAGCCACAATAAAATTATAA
- a CDS encoding four helix bundle protein, with product MAKFRFQDLIIWQEAIEIADKLLNIADDLEKKKLYRFAEQLRGASMSMSNNIACPMK from the coding sequence TTGGCAAAGTTTAGATTTCAAGATTTGATTATCTGGCAAGAGGCAATCGAAATTGCTGATAAACTTCTGAATATTGCCGATGATCTTGAAAAGAAAAAACTTTACAGATTTGCAGAGCAATTGAGGGGTGCATCAATGTCTATGAGTAATAATATTGCTTGCCCTATGAAATAA
- a CDS encoding GIY-YIG nuclease family protein, translating to MEFFYTYVLISKKDGKFYTGFSENLKNRLNEHNAGKVDSTRFRRPFELIYFEGCRDRNDALHREKYLKTTYGKRYISSRLKRDLEKK from the coding sequence ATGGAATTTTTTTATACTTATGTTTTGATTAGCAAAAAAGATGGTAAGTTTTACACCGGATTTAGCGAAAATCTTAAAAATAGATTAAATGAACATAATGCAGGTAAGGTTGATTCAACCAGATTTCGTCGTCCATTTGAGTTGATTTATTTTGAAGGTTGCAGAGATAGGAATGACGCGCTTCATCGTGAAAAGTATCTTAAAACCACATATGGCAAAAGATATATTAGCAGTCGATTGAAACGAGACTTGGAGAAAAAGTAA
- a CDS encoding ORF6N domain-containing protein: MSDIIKFENIQERILEIRGEKVILDSDVAKLYGVATKRINEAKKINPINNLKD, translated from the coding sequence ATGAGTGATATTATAAAATTTGAAAATATTCAAGAACGGATCCTAGAGATAAGAGGAGAAAAGGTAATTCTCGACAGCGATGTTGCCAAATTATACGGAGTGGCTACAAAAAGAATTAATGAGGCAAAAAAAATAAATCCGATTAATAACCTGAAGGATTGA
- a CDS encoding four helix bundle protein translates to MNREILNRNKNINRGFRELEVWQEAVELYKIVKNKIRILKKLPYKVKAQIEDSIFSVSSNIAEGYCRRSLKENIQFINIALASLGENYSQIITLLNAGDIDSEWFDNFDKNHYSLENKLIRLNKAYVEKLQNKSEWKDDYIVRELVASYTVASTKGEEG, encoded by the coding sequence ATGAATCGGGAAATTCTTAATAGGAACAAAAATATAAATCGAGGTTTTAGAGAACTCGAGGTCTGGCAGGAGGCAGTCGAACTTTATAAGATCGTAAAAAATAAAATTAGAATCTTGAAAAAATTACCGTATAAAGTGAAAGCTCAAATTGAAGATTCTATATTTTCTGTCTCCTCAAATATTGCGGAAGGGTACTGCCGGAGATCTCTAAAAGAAAACATTCAGTTCATTAATATTGCTCTTGCATCATTAGGTGAAAATTATTCTCAGATAATAACTTTATTAAATGCAGGCGACATAGATTCAGAATGGTTCGATAATTTTGATAAAAATCATTATTCACTTGAAAACAAACTGATTAGACTGAATAAAGCATATGTAGAGAAATTGCAGAATAAGTCTGAATGGAAGGACGATTATATCGTTAGAGAGTTAGTCGCATCATATACCGTTGCATCAACAAAAGGCGAAGAAGGTTAA
- a CDS encoding ORF6N domain-containing protein, translating to MNSAILTEKILPLLLKIRGLDVLLDSDVADIYAVETKRINEAVKNNPDKFPNGYIVELTRDELNLLRSKFSSAKLSKTRSLPSAFTEKGLYMLATILRSKTATNTTLAIIETFARIRELSRNIKILSEIEEGKEKKGLIKKSGELISGIIEDDLRITNTETSVEFNFAVVKLKHVVKRGGSKRD from the coding sequence ATGAACTCAGCTATTTTAACCGAGAAGATTCTTCCTCTGCTCTTGAAGATACGCGGGCTTGATGTCCTTCTCGACAGCGATGTTGCAGATATCTATGCCGTCGAAACTAAAAGAATTAATGAGGCGGTTAAAAATAATCCGGATAAGTTTCCTAACGGATATATAGTTGAATTAACCCGGGATGAACTCAATCTTTTGAGGTCGAAATTTTCGTCCGCAAAGTTATCTAAAACCAGGTCTCTCCCTTCGGCTTTTACAGAGAAAGGACTCTATATGCTGGCTACAATACTGAGAAGCAAAACAGCTACTAATACCACTCTGGCAATTATCGAAACGTTCGCAAGGATAAGAGAACTTTCGAGGAACATAAAGATTCTCTCCGAAATAGAAGAAGGCAAAGAGAAAAAGGGACTTATTAAAAAGAGCGGTGAGCTAATCTCCGGAATCATTGAGGACGATCTGCGGATAACCAATACTGAAACTTCCGTGGAGTTCAACTTTGCTGTAGTGAAGTTAAAACACGTTGTGAAGAGAGGCGGGAGTAAAAGGGACTAA
- a CDS encoding four helix bundle protein: MFDFAVRVIKFCRQLPKSKEYDIIKNQLIKSATSSGANYEEAQGASSKADFVNKIKIALKEMRESNYWIRIIISIKETENELDFLLKESEELKKILGAISSKSNK; encoded by the coding sequence TTGTTCGATTTTGCTGTAAGAGTAATTAAATTTTGCAGGCAGCTTCCGAAATCAAAAGAATATGACATTATAAAGAATCAATTAATAAAATCAGCAACTTCATCTGGTGCGAACTATGAGGAAGCTCAAGGTGCAAGTTCAAAAGCAGATTTCGTAAATAAAATTAAAATTGCATTGAAAGAAATGAGAGAATCAAACTACTGGATTAGAATTATTATAAGTATTAAAGAAACCGAAAATGAATTGGACTTCTTATTGAAAGAATCTGAAGAACTAAAGAAAATTCTGGGGGCTATAAGTTCCAAATCAAACAAATAA
- a CDS encoding SLBB domain-containing protein: protein MNYASKFLLFFLISIISIHAQVKDYELGLDPLAYRGNIYGGYYDYSNPETINISVSVWGWVRFPGRYKVPISSTVGDLLSFSGGPSDAARLEDLRIYRVAPDSTESLILFSYNDVVYESNLKSKYGKVPKLEAGDILLVPGEPRLYDRDYFSIWMSVISVLTSLTILIYNIVKH from the coding sequence ATGAATTACGCATCAAAGTTTCTTTTATTCTTTCTTATAAGCATCATATCAATTCATGCGCAGGTAAAAGATTACGAATTAGGGCTCGATCCGTTAGCTTATAGGGGTAATATATATGGGGGATATTATGATTACTCGAACCCTGAAACCATTAACATTAGTGTCTCTGTCTGGGGCTGGGTCCGGTTTCCCGGCAGATATAAAGTCCCGATTTCCTCAACTGTGGGTGACCTTCTTTCATTTTCCGGAGGACCGTCTGATGCGGCAAGACTGGAAGATCTAAGAATCTATAGGGTAGCCCCGGATTCAACGGAATCTTTGATCTTGTTCAGTTATAATGATGTTGTGTACGAGTCTAATCTGAAATCTAAATACGGCAAAGTCCCTAAACTTGAGGCAGGGGATATACTCCTCGTTCCAGGTGAACCGAGGTTATACGACAGGGATTACTTCAGCATCTGGATGTCGGTGATTAGTGTATTAACATCACTTACAATCCTAATCTATAATATTGTGAAACATTAA